The Lewinella sp. 4G2 nucleotide sequence CCCGCCCGCGTGGACCGTGCCGTTGCACTCGCCATGCTGGCCAAGGCCAATCTCTACGCAGAGAACTGGGCGGCTGCCGCTGACGCAGCCCAGCAAGTAATGGATATGAATTTCAGCCTTTATGAAGATTACGGTGCGCTCTTCACGCCGGCCAACGAAAACGCCAGCGAGATTATTTGGGCGGTGAAATACACGCAATTCATTGCCGGGGAAACAGAAGAATTTTCCGGCCACCGCGTCAATATTCTTCCACTCCCGGAGTTTGTTGAATCCTTTCAGATGACGGACGGTCTCTCCATTAGCGAAAGCCCATTATACAATCCGGCGATGCCCTGGGAGAATCGTGACCCACGTTGGGACGCCACCTTTACCCGTGAAGGCGAAAATCAGGCCGATATTCCGTTCGTCCCCGCTGATTACGTAATCCCCTACGCCTATCAAAAGTACACTAACCCCGTACGTGGCCAGGAAGGAGGGCAGGACTTTTACCTGATCCGTTATGCGGACGTCCTGCTCATGTTCGCCGAGGCAGCCAATGAGGCCTCGGGCCCGGACGAGAGTATCTATGCTGCCGTCAATCAGGTGCGGAGCCGGGTGGGTATGCCCGGACTTCCTGAAGGTCTTGACCAGGAGGGTATGCGGGATGCCATTCGGTTGGAGCGCCGGGTGGAGTTTGGTTTCGAAGGCAATCGCCTCTTTGATCTCTTCCGCTGGGGTATTGTCGACGAAGCTTATGCATCGATCTCCTTTCACGACCGAGTTTTTGAAGCGGGTAAACACGAGTTCTTCCCCATCCCACTTGGAGAATTGGATAACAACCCGAATGTGGTTCAGAATCCAGGCTGGTAAGTCTACTCATTCAACGCGACTCTTTGCAACCACGATCCGTATTCCCCTTAGTTACCCTATCCCCATATTCATATGTCTTATTCGAAACTGGCGCTACGAATTTGTCTTGTGGCCCTGGTGCTGACCGGCCTTAGTGGCTGTTTTTCTTCGGAACGCGCCACCGTTGTTACGGATGACCAAGTACTAAGCCCAGCACGACCCAATATCCTTCTCATCCTGGCGGACGACGCCGGATGGGGGGATTTTGGTTTCCAGGGGGCGGCTGATCTACGGACGCCTAATCTTGACCAATTGGCTCTGGACGGTACCATTTTTACTCAGGCGTACGTGTCGGCCAGTGTTTGTAGCCCCAGCCGGGCTGGCCTGCTGACCGGGCGCTACCAGCAACGGTTTGGTCACGAATGTAACCTGGAACCCCTGCAAGCCCGAGCTTTCGATTCCAACCAGATCAGTATTGCCGAAGCTTTACGGGATGAAGGCTACCACACCGCAGCCTTCGGTAAATGGCACCTAGGCGAGATGGAACACCAGCACCCATTGCGTAATGGTTTTGACCA carries:
- a CDS encoding RagB/SusD family nutrient uptake outer membrane protein; protein product: MRFSNLINILALVTVLCSCESDFLARNNPNAVTEFSFWETEADADAAVLGIYSALQPNNLYGKNIFDFEAASDNAYNNFDFEGYLEISEGRHQNTTAVISQLWVGNYTVINRANEVLANVPDMDINQAAKDQFTGEALVLRALGYLNLTTFYGNVPFFTEPLELDAPPATTDREVIRTAILSDLATAVDLLPDNVPARVDRAVALAMLAKANLYAENWAAAADAAQQVMDMNFSLYEDYGALFTPANENASEIIWAVKYTQFIAGETEEFSGHRVNILPLPEFVESFQMTDGLSISESPLYNPAMPWENRDPRWDATFTREGENQADIPFVPADYVIPYAYQKYTNPVRGQEGGQDFYLIRYADVLLMFAEAANEASGPDESIYAAVNQVRSRVGMPGLPEGLDQEGMRDAIRLERRVEFGFEGNRLFDLFRWGIVDEAYASISFHDRVFEAGKHEFFPIPLGELDNNPNVVQNPGW